In a genomic window of Syngnathus typhle isolate RoL2023-S1 ecotype Sweden linkage group LG4, RoL_Styp_1.0, whole genome shotgun sequence:
- the mesd gene encoding LRP chaperone MESD isoform X2, whose translation MASAFRWKCVALLICTCLLHSLAADSKDKPKKKKDIRDYNDADMARLLEQWEKDDDIEEGDLPEHRRAPPPIDFSKVDQSKPEDLLKMSKKGRTLMVFATVSGEPTEKETEEITGLWQGSLFNANYDIQRFVVGSNRVIFMLRDGSLAWEVKDFLLTQERCLDVTVEGQVFPGKAAKKDNGKQGDEVTAKKKSKKKTESTKLDLEGPL comes from the exons ATGGCGTCTGCCTTTCGGTGGAAATGTGTAGCGCTcctcatttgtacttgtttgctTCATTCTTTAGCGGCTGACAGTAAAGATAAACCTAAGAAAAAGAAGGACATAAGAGATTACAATGATGCAGATATGGCTCGTCTTCTTGAGCAGTGGGAG AAAGATGATGACATTGAGGAGGGTGATCTTCCAGAGCACCGGCGAGCTCCTCCTCCTATTGACTTTTCCAAGGTTGACCAGTCCAAACCTGAGGATCTGCTGAAAATGTCCAAGAAGGGTCGCACGCTGATGGTCTTTGCTACAGTGTCAGGGGAACCCACTGAGAAGGAGACGGAGGAGATCACAGGCTTGTGGCAGGGCAGCCTCTTCAATGCAAACTATGACATCCAAAG GTTTGTGGTGGGGTCCAATAGGGTGATATTCATGTTGCGAGATGGCAGCTTAGCCTGGGAAGTCAAAGATTTCCTGCTGACCCAGGAGCGCTGCTTGGACGTCACGGTTGAAGGACAGGTCTTCCCTGGGAAGGCTGCCAAGAAAGACAACGGCAAGCAGGGGGATGAAGTGACCGCcaagaagaagagcaaaaaGAAGACGGAGAGCACCAAGCTAGATTTGGAAG ggccgctgtga
- the mesd gene encoding LRP chaperone MESD isoform X1 produces MASAFRWKCVALLICTCLLHSLAADSKDKPKKKKDIRDYNDADMARLLEQWEKDDDIEEGDLPEHRRAPPPIDFSKVDQSKPEDLLKMSKKGRTLMVFATVSGEPTEKETEEITGLWQGSLFNANYDIQRFVVGSNRVIFMLRDGSLAWEVKDFLLTQERCLDVTVEGQVFPGKAAKKDNGKQGDEVTAKKKSKKKTESTKLDLEGNRASRGKQEL; encoded by the exons ATGGCGTCTGCCTTTCGGTGGAAATGTGTAGCGCTcctcatttgtacttgtttgctTCATTCTTTAGCGGCTGACAGTAAAGATAAACCTAAGAAAAAGAAGGACATAAGAGATTACAATGATGCAGATATGGCTCGTCTTCTTGAGCAGTGGGAG AAAGATGATGACATTGAGGAGGGTGATCTTCCAGAGCACCGGCGAGCTCCTCCTCCTATTGACTTTTCCAAGGTTGACCAGTCCAAACCTGAGGATCTGCTGAAAATGTCCAAGAAGGGTCGCACGCTGATGGTCTTTGCTACAGTGTCAGGGGAACCCACTGAGAAGGAGACGGAGGAGATCACAGGCTTGTGGCAGGGCAGCCTCTTCAATGCAAACTATGACATCCAAAG GTTTGTGGTGGGGTCCAATAGGGTGATATTCATGTTGCGAGATGGCAGCTTAGCCTGGGAAGTCAAAGATTTCCTGCTGACCCAGGAGCGCTGCTTGGACGTCACGGTTGAAGGACAGGTCTTCCCTGGGAAGGCTGCCAAGAAAGACAACGGCAAGCAGGGGGATGAAGTGACCGCcaagaagaagagcaaaaaGAAGACGGAGAGCACCAAGCTAGATTTGGAAGGTAACAGAGCCAGCCGTGGGAAACAGGAGCTATGA